The window CCGACGGCGGTACCCTGATGAGCTGGCACTCGGTCGGCCAGTTCGACGTGTTCGGACCGATGCTGGACTCGCCGCCGCGCGCGGTGGTGCTGGCCGCGCCGGTGTTCGTCCCGCACCACTGGGAGGAGTGACCCGTGAGCCCGGTCCGGGTGCTGGTCCACCTCAACAACCTCGCCCTGGGCGGCGCCCAGCTCAACGCGGTCGACATCGCCCGCACCCTGCGCGACCGCGGCCACGATCCGGTGCTGTTCGCCCAGGGGGTCGCGGGCCCGGCCCCGCTGCTCGACGTCGCGGCCGGCCACGGCCTGGACGTGGTGGTCGCGGGCGGGCCCGACACCCCGCGCGCGGACGTCCGCCGCCGGCTCGGCCGGCTGGCCGCCGAGCACGGCAGCCAGCTGCTGCACGCCTGGGAGGTCCGGGCGGCGCGCAACTCCTACTTCGGGCCCGGGCGTTACGGCCGTCTGCCGCTGGTCACCACGTTCTACGGGATCCGGATGCTGCGTGGCCTGCCCCGGCACCAGCCGCTGGTGCTCGGCCTCGGCGCCCTGCTGGGGGACGGCCGGGCCTTCGGGCACCAGGACGTCAGCCTGATCGAGCCGCCGGTCAACACCGCCACCGACGCGCCGGGCCGGGGGGACGGCGCCGCGTTCCGTCGTGAACACGGCATCCGGGACGACGAGTTGCTGCTCGCGATCGTCACCCGGCTGGTCCCCGCGCTGGAGAAGGACGCCGGCGCCGAGCTCACCGTCGAAGCCGTCCGGCAGCTCGACGACCCGCGGGTGCGGCTGGTCGTCGTCGGCGCCGGCCCCAGCCTGGAGCGGCTGCGCACCCGCGCCGCCTCGGCCAATGCCGCGCTCGGCCGCCAAGCCGTCCTGGTGCCGGGGCAGTTGGCCGACCCGCGGCCGGCCTACGACGCCGCCGACATCGTGCTCGGCATGGGCGGTTCGGCGCTGCGCGGCCTGGCCTTCGCCAAACCGGTCGTCGTCCACGGCGCGGCCGGCTACACCGCCGTCCACGAGCCGGGCCCGCTGGTCGAACCGCACGCCTCGCGCTGCATGTACGGCTTCGGCGACGGCTCGCGCGTGCCCGATCCGCTGGTGGACCAGCTCCGCGGGCTGCTCGACGACCCGGACCGCCGGGCGCGGCTGGGCGCCTGGGGCCGGGAGTGGGTGGACGGGCGGTTCTCGCTGGACGGCGTCACCACCGCCTTCGAGGACCTGTACGCCCGGGTGCTGGCCCGCCCGGCGCGGGTGACCGGCTGGCTGAAGGACCTGGAGCAGATGACCAGGTACGAGTTCACCAAGCCGGCCGCCCTGCGGTTGCTGGGGCGGTGACCCAGGCGGGCCCGCCCGCCCGCCGGTCTGTCCGGCGCCGCGTGGTCCGGCTCGGGCCCGCCCGCCGCCCTGCGGTTGCCGGGCGGTGATACCGGCAGACCCGCCCGCCGGTCTGTCCGGCGCCGGGCGGACCGCCGGCCGGACGGCTAGCGACGCAGCAGCAGGGTGACGAAGCCCAGCGTCCCCCGGTAGCCGTGCAGCCACTCGGCGCGGTGCCGGTCCACGGCTTCGCGGGCGGCCGCCGCGTCCTGGTGGTCCGGGTTGTCCAGCGCCCACTGGGCGAGCGAGCCCGTCCAGGAGAACTCGTAGTCGTCCCACTCCTGGAGGCTGCTGACGTAGCCGTACACCGGGGTCCAGCCCTCCGCGATCACCCGGTCCGTGGTGGTCGCCAGGTCCGCGAACTCGTCCCGGGTCGCGCCCAGGCCGTCCAGCGCGGCCTGGGTGGGCTCGCGCTCCCAGAAGCCGTCGCCGACCATGACCAGGCCGCCCGGCGCCAGGTGCTCGCGGGCCGCCGCGAGCGTCGGCAGCAGCCCGCCGAAGGCGTGTGTCGCCCCGATGTTCAGCACCAGGTCGAACGGCTCCCGCGAGCTGAACTCCTCCGCGCTCTGGTGGTGCAGGCCGAGCCGGCGCTCCACGCCGAGCGCCTCCGCGGTCTGCCGGGCCCGGGTGAGGGCCGCGGCGTCGAGGTCCACCCCGACCGCCTGCCAGTGCGGGCGCGCGGTCAACGCCCGGACCAGCCAGCCGCCTTCCCCGCAGCCGAGGTCCAGGGCCCGGCCGGCGTCGGTGTGTTCGGTGGCCCGGGCCAGCAGCCGGGCCACCGACTCGTCGGTGATCGGCGCGGCGATGGGGTGGTGGACATGGGCGAGGCGGGAGATTGTCTGACGGTCCATTTGATCATTGTGGACCACGTCGCGCTCAGTACGTGCGGCCTTTCCAGGCCGCCCCGCGGCCGCGCCAGTGCTGCACCGCCGAGTCGACCGTCATCAGCAGGTACAGCGACGCCGTGAACGGCAGGAGCAACGCGGCCGGCGCCGGCTGCCCGTAGTAGCGCAGCATCGGGAGGAAGGTCCCCGTCATCAGGGCCCAGGCCGCGCCGCCCGCCGCGGCCACCGCGCCGTGCCCGGCGGCCAGCCCGGCGACGGTGGCCACCGGCGGCACCAGGTAGACCAGCGTCAGCCCCAGCACCGTCCCGGCCAGCAGGAGCGGGGAGTGCCGCAGCTGGGCGTAGGCGCTGCGCGAGACCATCCGCCACAGCTGGGCGAGCCGGGGATAGGGGCGGACGCTGTCCACCCGCTCGGCCAGTCCGAGCCAGATCCGGCCGCCGGCCGCCTTCACCGCACGGGCCAGCGACACGTCGTCGATCACCGCGCCCCGGATCGCCGCCACCCCGCCCGCGCGCTCCAGCGCCTCCCGCCGCACCAGCGAGCAGCCGCCCGCCGCGGCGGCCGTCCGGGCCCCGGGCCGGTTGCTGCGGCGGAACGGGTACAGCTGGGCGAAGAAGTAGACGAAGGCCGGCACGATCAGGCGCTCCCAGCCGGTCTCCACCCGCAGCCGGGCCATCTGGGAGACGAGGTCCCGCCGGTCGCTCTCGGCGGCGGCCACCAACTCGGCGAGCGAGTCCGGGCCGTGCGCGATGTCCGCGTCGGTGAGCAGCAGGTACTCGACGTCCGGGCCGGCCAGCTCCACCCCGTGCCGCAGCGCCCACAGCTTGCCGGTCCAGCCGGGCGGCAGCGGGGGAGGGGTGGTGACGGTCAGTTCCAGGCCCCCGGGCCCGGCGAGCGCGGCCGCCAGCGCTCCGGTGCCGTCCGAGCTGTGGTCGTCCACCAGGATCACCCGGGCCCGCCCCGGGTACTTCTGCGCGAGCAGGCCCGGCAGGCTGAGCGGCAGCACCTCCGCCTCGTCCCGGGCCGGCACCACCACCGCGACCTGCGGCCAGCGGACCGGTGGCCGGCGGGGCGGCAGCCGCACGTCGGTGCGCCAGAACAGCCCGTGGCAGCAGGCCAGCCAGAGCCAGACCAGCAGGGAGAGGACGGCGATCCACAGCAGGACGGTCACCCGGGCAGTCTGCCGCACCCGGGGCCCGCCACGGGGCATCGACTAGAGTCTTGCCCTGTGAAGATCGCACTGATGGACTCGGGAATCGGCCTGCTGGCCGCCGCCGCCGTGCTTCGGAACCTGCGCCCGGACGTCGATCTGGTGCTCTCCTCCGACCCGGCCTCCATGCCCTGGGGCCCGCGGACACCCGAGCAGATCACGGCCCTCGCGCTGGGCTGCGCGCGGGCGGCGGCGGCCCTCGAACCGGACGCGCTGGTGATCGCCTGCAACACCGCCTCCGTCCACGCGCTCGCCGCGCTCCGCGCCGAGCTGGAGCCCGCGCTGCCGGTCATCGCCACCGTCCCGGCCATCAAGCCGGCCGCGGCCCTCGGCGGACCGGTCGCGATCTGGGCCACCCCGGCCACCACCGGCAGCGCCTACCAGCGCGCTCTGATCCGGGACTTCGCCGGACCGGCGGCCGTCACCGAGGTCGCCTGTCCGGGCCTGGCGGACGCCATCGAGCACGGTGACGACGCCGCGATCGACGCGGCCGTCGCCGACGCGGCGGCCCGCACGCCGGCCGGCACGGCGGCCCTCGTCCTCGGCTGCACCCACTACGAGCTGGTCGCCGACCGCATCCGCGCGGCCGTCGCGCCCACCGCCGCCGCCCACCTCACCCTGCACGGCTCCGCCGACGCCGTGGTGGCCCAGGCCCTGCGCCGGGTCGCCGACCCCACCCGCCGGGGCACCGGCACCCTCACCGTCCTCCACGCGGGCCGCAGCGCCGCCCTCCCGCCCGCCGTGCTCCTCTACCCGCAGGGCCTCGACCTCACCGCCCCGGCCGCCTGACCCGAACGGCCGCCGCGGCGGCCCGGCTGTCGACCCCTCACGCGCGGACCGCGCAGGGAGCCGCTGCGTGATGGCTCCGCCGGCCCGGCCGTCGACCCTTGGCTTGGTGCTGCGTGTACAGAAGGTCGGCGCGGGAGAAGGCCCGCCGGCCGGTCCACCGTCGGCGCTCGGCTCGCCCCCCTCGCCCCCTCGCTGCGGAGCCGGCGATGCGCGGGACGTCGGACCGGCCGACGCACCGCGCAC of the Kitasatospora sp. NBC_01246 genome contains:
- a CDS encoding glycosyltransferase family 4 protein, giving the protein MSPVRVLVHLNNLALGGAQLNAVDIARTLRDRGHDPVLFAQGVAGPAPLLDVAAGHGLDVVVAGGPDTPRADVRRRLGRLAAEHGSQLLHAWEVRAARNSYFGPGRYGRLPLVTTFYGIRMLRGLPRHQPLVLGLGALLGDGRAFGHQDVSLIEPPVNTATDAPGRGDGAAFRREHGIRDDELLLAIVTRLVPALEKDAGAELTVEAVRQLDDPRVRLVVVGAGPSLERLRTRAASANAALGRQAVLVPGQLADPRPAYDAADIVLGMGGSALRGLAFAKPVVVHGAAGYTAVHEPGPLVEPHASRCMYGFGDGSRVPDPLVDQLRGLLDDPDRRARLGAWGREWVDGRFSLDGVTTAFEDLYARVLARPARVTGWLKDLEQMTRYEFTKPAALRLLGR
- a CDS encoding SAM-dependent methyltransferase produces the protein MDRQTISRLAHVHHPIAAPITDESVARLLARATEHTDAGRALDLGCGEGGWLVRALTARPHWQAVGVDLDAAALTRARQTAEALGVERRLGLHHQSAEEFSSREPFDLVLNIGATHAFGGLLPTLAAAREHLAPGGLVMVGDGFWEREPTQAALDGLGATRDEFADLATTTDRVIAEGWTPVYGYVSSLQEWDDYEFSWTGSLAQWALDNPDHQDAAAAREAVDRHRAEWLHGYRGTLGFVTLLLRR
- a CDS encoding glycosyltransferase, producing MTVLLWIAVLSLLVWLWLACCHGLFWRTDVRLPPRRPPVRWPQVAVVVPARDEAEVLPLSLPGLLAQKYPGRARVILVDDHSSDGTGALAAALAGPGGLELTVTTPPPLPPGWTGKLWALRHGVELAGPDVEYLLLTDADIAHGPDSLAELVAAAESDRRDLVSQMARLRVETGWERLIVPAFVYFFAQLYPFRRSNRPGARTAAAAGGCSLVRREALERAGGVAAIRGAVIDDVSLARAVKAAGGRIWLGLAERVDSVRPYPRLAQLWRMVSRSAYAQLRHSPLLLAGTVLGLTLVYLVPPVATVAGLAAGHGAVAAAGGAAWALMTGTFLPMLRYYGQPAPAALLLPFTASLYLLMTVDSAVQHWRGRGAAWKGRTY
- a CDS encoding glutamate racemase, with product MKIALMDSGIGLLAAAAVLRNLRPDVDLVLSSDPASMPWGPRTPEQITALALGCARAAAALEPDALVIACNTASVHALAALRAELEPALPVIATVPAIKPAAALGGPVAIWATPATTGSAYQRALIRDFAGPAAVTEVACPGLADAIEHGDDAAIDAAVADAAARTPAGTAALVLGCTHYELVADRIRAAVAPTAAAHLTLHGSADAVVAQALRRVADPTRRGTGTLTVLHAGRSAALPPAVLLYPQGLDLTAPAA